In Pedobacter sp. W3I1, one DNA window encodes the following:
- a CDS encoding RimK family alpha-L-glutamate ligase has product MKICCPCCEIRVWIFLQIWDDPLVDWEKYDVALLKTPWDYHQKFGQFKLWLEKIESLNIRLLNDYKVVRWNMDKHYLLEIAAAGFDIIPSIFLQQGWNEELTPLFEKLGSDKIIIKPCVSGGSRNTIVLNKTSALPDRQRVLSLVSEGDFIAQPLMPQIREGEWSFIFFNGKYSHTIIKKPKTGDFRVQQIFGGTIEIVSPDQQYIEHAELYVSRFAKNTLYTRVDGLMVDGNFVLMEIELVEPFLYLSYHPDAVERYFQALVAQLENFENSVPL; this is encoded by the coding sequence ATGAAGATCTGCTGCCCATGCTGCGAAATAAGGGTTTGGATATTTCTGCAAATATGGGATGATCCACTGGTTGACTGGGAGAAATACGATGTTGCCCTTTTGAAAACTCCCTGGGACTATCATCAGAAATTCGGACAATTTAAGCTTTGGCTTGAAAAGATTGAATCTTTAAATATCAGGCTGCTTAATGACTATAAGGTTGTTAGGTGGAATATGGACAAGCATTACCTGTTGGAAATTGCAGCGGCTGGTTTTGACATCATTCCATCTATATTTCTTCAGCAGGGCTGGAATGAAGAGCTAACACCATTGTTTGAAAAGTTAGGGTCTGACAAGATCATTATAAAACCCTGTGTAAGTGGTGGATCAAGAAATACAATTGTTCTGAATAAAACTAGTGCCTTGCCAGACAGGCAACGTGTTTTAAGTCTAGTGTCAGAAGGTGATTTTATCGCTCAGCCACTAATGCCACAAATCAGGGAAGGCGAATGGTCATTTATCTTTTTCAATGGCAAGTACAGCCATACTATAATAAAAAAGCCCAAGACCGGCGACTTTAGGGTTCAGCAGATTTTTGGTGGAACAATAGAAATTGTATCACCTGATCAGCAATACATTGAACATGCTGAACTTTATGTCTCCCGTTTTGCAAAAAATACACTCTACACACGTGTCGATGGTTTAATGGTCGATGGTAACTTTGTGCTTATGGAAATTGAACTGGTAGAGCCATTCTTATATCTTTCTTATCACCCCGATGCAGTAGAGCGATATTTCCAAGCATTGGTTGCGCAGTTGGAAAATTTCGAAAACAGTGTACCTTTGTAA
- a CDS encoding nuclear transport factor 2 family protein — MESNHEPKSPVQGLAGFNIDGSQKSSRKIARKLFSPILTVLIFSALTIGSLLISCQNSNNQNNKKEVMQNNQEQKDGILKAIDLYVEAGRKGDGNIAKPAFASTSTMSWSENGVLKSVPIQVLLDGFSAAEPMEAGYKLTTLDVEGDAAIVRIESQFGHNKYADMFTLVKDGSDWKIISKIYHVTK, encoded by the coding sequence ATGGAAAGCAATCATGAACCCAAAAGTCCTGTGCAGGGCTTAGCAGGATTCAATATTGATGGATCACAAAAAAGCAGCAGAAAAATAGCGAGAAAACTGTTTTCCCCAATATTAACCGTCCTGATATTCTCTGCCCTAACAATTGGAAGCTTATTAATTTCATGTCAAAATAGTAATAATCAAAATAATAAAAAAGAAGTTATGCAAAACAATCAAGAACAAAAGGACGGAATCCTTAAAGCGATAGATTTATATGTTGAAGCAGGAAGAAAAGGAGACGGAAATATCGCGAAACCAGCATTCGCCTCAACTTCAACAATGTCATGGTCAGAAAATGGAGTATTGAAAAGTGTTCCGATCCAGGTACTCTTGGATGGGTTTTCTGCAGCGGAGCCAATGGAAGCGGGTTATAAACTGACTACCTTGGATGTAGAAGGAGATGCTGCAATAGTGAGAATCGAATCTCAGTTTGGACATAACAAATATGCCGACATGTTTACATTGGTAAAAGACGGTAGCGATTGGAAAATCATTAGTAAAATTTATCACGTAACAAAATAG
- a CDS encoding glycoside hydrolase family 28 protein, with protein MRRSITLFLLLFTTIANAQTYDVTKFGALGDGKTLNTKALQKAVDACNKNGGGTVTIPVGTFIIGTVYLKDNVHLYLETGAVLKGSPNLNDYAPFNEVHYGMLYAENAENITISGHGNMDGNGDAFFDNTKPKKIEIEGTKDTRQREDFRKVEGGGLGDGPIVPLNRPYQMLIFSNCKRVTLKDIFITRPPFWTMLFADCDGVLVDGIRLWTNMLAPNADGIDVASSKNVIITNSDIRAGDDAIAVVGYDHHFEIPGFKGLRHVSENINISNCNLQSYSSGIRIGFLDQNTVRNINITNCNITNSTRGIGIFVRDQGSLENINISGVNIETKLRTGDWWGNGEPIHISAVVGNKDVKLGSIKNVNFSNITCKAENGILIYGSKESIIENVTFSNIIFELTDSKLNDVAGGNIDLRGASTEKQLFMHDIPALFAQHVKGLTIRDLKLTWSGTRMPYFTNGIEVRDFSDIKIENFKGTGSPVNKDAVDVYLEHGSDVDLNLNKGITVKKKGVK; from the coding sequence ATGAGAAGATCTATTACATTATTTTTATTGCTTTTCACAACTATAGCAAATGCGCAGACATATGATGTAACAAAGTTTGGCGCATTGGGCGATGGCAAAACATTAAACACCAAGGCTTTACAGAAAGCCGTTGATGCTTGCAACAAAAACGGTGGAGGGACTGTGACAATACCCGTTGGTACTTTCATAATCGGCACAGTTTATCTTAAGGATAATGTTCATTTGTACCTGGAAACCGGAGCAGTACTGAAAGGAAGTCCTAACCTGAACGATTATGCACCCTTCAATGAAGTGCATTATGGAATGCTTTATGCTGAGAATGCTGAAAACATAACTATTTCGGGACACGGTAATATGGATGGCAATGGTGATGCTTTTTTTGACAATACAAAGCCTAAAAAAATTGAAATAGAGGGTACCAAAGACACACGTCAAAGGGAAGATTTTAGAAAAGTTGAGGGAGGCGGCCTTGGTGACGGACCAATAGTACCCCTCAACAGGCCTTATCAGATGCTTATCTTCAGCAATTGTAAACGTGTAACCTTAAAGGATATATTTATTACCAGGCCGCCTTTCTGGACCATGCTTTTTGCCGACTGCGACGGAGTGCTGGTAGATGGTATACGCTTATGGACCAACATGCTGGCACCGAATGCCGATGGTATTGATGTCGCATCGAGCAAAAATGTAATCATTACCAATAGCGACATCAGGGCGGGAGATGATGCCATAGCAGTTGTGGGATACGACCATCATTTTGAAATTCCTGGTTTTAAGGGATTACGCCACGTGTCTGAAAATATAAATATTAGCAACTGCAATCTACAGTCTTATTCAAGTGGGATCAGGATCGGTTTTCTGGATCAGAATACCGTGCGGAATATCAATATTACAAACTGCAATATTACAAACTCGACCAGGGGGATCGGTATTTTTGTCCGTGACCAGGGCTCCCTCGAAAATATCAACATATCAGGTGTAAATATCGAAACCAAATTGCGGACGGGAGACTGGTGGGGTAACGGTGAGCCCATACATATATCTGCTGTGGTAGGAAATAAGGATGTAAAGCTAGGCAGTATCAAAAATGTAAATTTCAGTAATATAACCTGTAAAGCAGAAAACGGAATCCTTATTTACGGGTCCAAAGAGAGCATTATCGAAAATGTAACCTTCAGCAATATAATATTTGAGTTGACAGACAGTAAACTGAACGATGTTGCCGGCGGTAACATTGACCTGAGGGGTGCATCCACCGAAAAGCAATTGTTTATGCATGATATACCTGCACTTTTTGCTCAGCATGTTAAGGGACTGACGATAAGAGACCTAAAGCTAACCTGGAGTGGTACACGGATGCCTTACTTTACCAACGGTATTGAGGTAAGGGATTTCTCGGATATAAAGATTGAGAACTTTAAAGGTACCGGATCTCCGGTAAACAAAGATGCCGTGGATGTATATCTGGAACATGGATCTGATGTAGACCTCAACCTCAATAAAGGGATAACGGTTAAAAAAAAGGGTGTCAAATAA
- a CDS encoding AraC family transcriptional regulator: MKKMIKVPTSLIGGDAPQNSLKLDGCSVIEQCIHSTEVKGTMYLEQHLLLIVLEGSVVLNYGKQEYTLVKNDMILLKKATAVKYHKFGNAENDNIYDSLMFSIKDDLLKSFLSTSDIKVSKPEGEIKTGVYPMNECLVAFAHSLKPYFFDHSVVHPGQLRLKIMELLYDVAECNRNMFLQILQLHEPVRTDIPNVVEQHYASPVSVSELAYLSGRSLSSFKRDFQNIYNVAPATWIREKRLEKAKDMLETTALSVSDICYSLGFENVSHFSRIYKEFHGQAPSITR; this comes from the coding sequence ATGAAAAAAATGATTAAAGTCCCAACTTCTTTGATCGGTGGCGACGCTCCTCAAAATTCCCTGAAGCTGGATGGTTGCTCAGTAATAGAGCAGTGCATACACAGTACAGAAGTTAAAGGAACAATGTACCTCGAACAGCATTTGCTCCTTATTGTGCTGGAAGGATCGGTTGTGCTCAATTATGGGAAACAAGAATATACCCTTGTTAAAAATGATATGATTTTGCTTAAAAAAGCAACGGCTGTTAAATATCATAAATTTGGAAATGCCGAAAATGATAATATCTACGACAGTTTAATGTTCAGTATCAAAGATGATCTGCTAAAGTCATTTCTGTCAACGTCAGACATTAAGGTGTCAAAACCTGAAGGAGAGATAAAAACAGGTGTATACCCAATGAACGAATGTCTGGTTGCATTTGCACACTCTTTGAAGCCTTACTTTTTTGATCATTCTGTGGTTCATCCCGGACAGCTTCGTTTGAAGATTATGGAATTACTTTACGATGTTGCAGAATGTAACCGAAACATGTTTTTACAAATTCTCCAGTTACACGAGCCCGTACGAACTGATATACCTAACGTGGTGGAACAGCATTATGCCTCACCAGTCTCTGTTTCCGAGCTCGCCTATCTTTCCGGCAGAAGTCTTTCAAGTTTCAAGAGGGACTTTCAAAATATATACAATGTTGCACCTGCAACCTGGATAAGGGAAAAGAGATTGGAAAAGGCAAAAGATATGCTGGAAACGACAGCCTTATCGGTTTCAGATATCTGTTACTCATTAGGATTTGAAAATGTCTCCCACTTTTCAAGAATATACAAAGAATTTCACGGACAGGCACCAAGTATCACCCGTTAA
- a CDS encoding SDR family oxidoreductase — MKVLVIGGNGRVGSLLVNKLAAQHQVLAGSRNPSPENNLNNIEQVYLNLLSDVDAIAESMNGVDAVYFVSGSRGKDLLQIDLHGAIKSIQASEKAGVKRYIMLSSVFALQPERWNESFLSNLTDYNIAKHYADLYLTTQTRLDYTILQPGALKEEAGSGKIDTNVTHPGANSIANVVDTLVSILENNSTIGKVILMHDGNTPIEEALHQLK; from the coding sequence ATGAAAGTATTAGTCATTGGAGGAAATGGTAGAGTTGGATCTCTATTAGTCAACAAATTAGCTGCTCAACATCAGGTTTTAGCCGGCTCAAGAAATCCAAGTCCAGAAAATAATCTAAATAATATCGAGCAAGTCTATCTTAATTTGCTAAGCGATGTTGATGCCATTGCAGAAAGCATGAATGGTGTTGATGCCGTTTATTTTGTTTCCGGATCACGGGGAAAAGACCTTTTACAGATTGATCTGCACGGAGCGATAAAATCGATTCAAGCCTCAGAAAAAGCAGGAGTTAAACGTTACATTATGCTGAGTTCTGTTTTCGCACTACAACCGGAGCGTTGGAATGAATCTTTCCTGAGTAACTTAACAGATTACAATATTGCCAAGCATTATGCTGATCTTTACCTCACAACCCAAACCCGGCTTGATTATACTATTTTGCAACCCGGAGCGCTCAAAGAGGAAGCAGGTTCCGGAAAAATAGATACCAATGTTACCCATCCAGGAGCTAATTCTATTGCTAATGTGGTAGATACACTTGTTTCAATATTAGAAAATAATTCAACCATCGGTAAGGTAATTTTGATGCACGATGGCAATACCCCGATTGAAGAAGCTTTACATCAGCTCAAATAG
- a CDS encoding NADH:flavin oxidoreductase/NADH oxidase — MSKLFSPIKVKSVTFRNRIITSPMCMYMAEDGFASDWHLVHYGSRAMGGAGAVMLEATSVRLDGRIGVGDLGIWKDEHIEMLAKITSFIKSAGSVPAIQLAHAGRKGSTWASGRESHPLMPDEENGWEVIAPSAIAFSPEMQLPREMTLQDIKDIQQAFVDAAVRALKAGFKLIEIHSAHGYLINEFLSPVPNKRTDQYGGSIENRARFLFEIIDKVKTVWPSELPIAVRISATDWMEEGWNVDDSLWLSQKLSEKGIDIIDVSSGGTVPNAKIKVGSGYQLPFASTIKRELKDQILVGTVGMITNAHQAETILTNGDADLIFIGRELLRNPYFPLEAAKQLRSEIPVPKPYELAF; from the coding sequence ATGTCAAAATTATTCAGTCCTATAAAGGTTAAATCAGTCACATTTAGAAACAGGATCATTACTTCGCCAATGTGTATGTACATGGCTGAGGATGGATTTGCAAGTGACTGGCACCTGGTTCACTATGGTTCCAGAGCAATGGGAGGAGCAGGTGCAGTGATGCTGGAAGCAACCTCAGTCCGTTTAGATGGACGTATTGGAGTCGGAGATCTGGGAATCTGGAAAGACGAACACATTGAAATGCTGGCCAAGATTACATCTTTTATCAAAAGCGCCGGAAGTGTTCCTGCCATTCAATTGGCTCACGCAGGTAGAAAAGGAAGTACCTGGGCCTCAGGCCGTGAAAGCCACCCTTTAATGCCCGATGAAGAAAATGGATGGGAAGTGATCGCGCCTTCTGCAATTGCTTTTTCACCAGAAATGCAATTGCCCCGTGAGATGACCTTACAAGATATTAAAGATATTCAACAAGCGTTTGTAGATGCTGCAGTCAGAGCTTTAAAGGCTGGGTTTAAACTGATCGAAATCCACAGTGCACACGGTTATCTGATTAATGAATTTTTATCTCCTGTTCCAAATAAAAGAACCGATCAATACGGGGGGAGTATAGAAAACAGAGCAAGGTTCCTATTTGAAATTATTGACAAGGTAAAAACGGTATGGCCTTCGGAACTTCCAATTGCCGTACGTATTTCGGCAACAGACTGGATGGAAGAAGGATGGAATGTTGATGATTCACTTTGGTTAAGCCAAAAATTGTCAGAGAAAGGAATTGATATCATTGATGTTTCTTCAGGTGGTACAGTTCCAAATGCTAAAATTAAAGTGGGTTCCGGTTATCAGCTGCCATTTGCAAGTACCATTAAACGTGAGTTGAAAGATCAAATATTGGTTGGAACAGTAGGTATGATTACCAATGCACACCAGGCCGAAACAATCTTGACCAATGGAGACGCCGATCTTATTTTTATTGGTCGTGAACTTTTGAGAAATCCTTATTTTCCTTTAGAGGCCGCAAAACAGCTTCGTTCGGAAATCCCTGTACCCAAGCCTTATGAACTCGCATTTTAA
- a CDS encoding nuclear transport factor 2 family protein has protein sequence MSANQNINTVQDYEDVLAAMEGYIHGLKTGNVEELKKTFHQDAIMYGHLGDDLSQGSIDNLYTYVEKFGAAPNIKTNLTVLHKTPTTAIVRIEMEHDAADEDFTDYHSLIKIKGEWKVVAKLFHLYAK, from the coding sequence ATGTCAGCAAATCAAAATATCAACACCGTTCAAGACTATGAAGATGTCCTGGCAGCAATGGAAGGATATATCCATGGATTGAAAACAGGAAATGTAGAAGAACTGAAGAAAACATTTCATCAGGATGCGATCATGTATGGTCATTTAGGAGATGATCTATCGCAAGGCAGTATTGATAATCTTTATACATATGTTGAGAAATTTGGCGCAGCACCAAATATCAAAACCAATCTGACGGTTTTACATAAAACACCCACCACAGCAATTGTTCGCATTGAAATGGAACATGATGCAGCAGATGAAGATTTCACCGATTACCATTCATTGATCAAAATCAAAGGAGAATGGAAAGTTGTTGCAAAACTATTCCATCTCTACGCTAAATAA
- a CDS encoding putative quinol monooxygenase, which translates to MSIYLTVVVKAKPEHQQEIRNLLYSLPELSKKEDACIEYDVHQSIDDENIFILNEKWKSLDGLSLHNEQTYSKELFTAFDKLQEQPIIYRSK; encoded by the coding sequence ATGAGTATTTATTTAACCGTTGTTGTAAAAGCAAAGCCTGAGCATCAGCAAGAAATCAGAAACCTTTTATATAGTCTTCCGGAATTATCAAAAAAAGAAGATGCCTGCATTGAATATGATGTTCACCAGAGCATTGATGACGAAAATATCTTTATTCTAAATGAAAAATGGAAAAGTCTGGATGGGTTGAGTCTACACAATGAACAAACTTACTCAAAGGAGCTTTTTACAGCATTCGACAAATTACAGGAGCAACCAATCATTTATCGATCCAAATAA